The segment GCGAGCCTGAGCCGCGACGTGCGCGCCATCGCCGTCGTCAGCCGCCACGTGGTGCGCGCCGACTGGCTGTTTACGACCACGACGGTGGTGTTCCAGCCGCTGAGCGGCTTTTACCTGGCCCACCTGGCCGGTTATCCCTTGAGCAGCCGCTGGATCGTCTGGTCCGTGGTGCTGTACCTGGTGGCGGGCGCCTGCTGGCTGCCCGTCGTGTGGCTGCAGATGCGCCTGCGCGACATGGCGCAAACGAGCGCGCGCGACGGCGTCGCCTTGCCGGCGCTGTACTGGCGCTATCTGCGCATCTGGACGGCGCTGGGCGTGCCCGCCTTCTTCGCCCTCATCGTCGTGTTTTACCTGATGACGGCCAAGCCGGCCTGAGCGCGCCGGCGCCTCTCAGTGTTTGCGGCCCTGCTTCTTGCCGCCGCCGGCACCCTTGCCGGAACCGGCCTTGGTATGGCTGGCCGCATCCTTGCCGCGCTTGCCAACGTCATTGTCGGTGCCGCTTTTGTCTTCCAGGGGGGCGGCCGATTGGCGGTTTTGGCCGGCCCGCGATTTTTGCTTGGGCATGACGCGCTCCTGATGAACGAGGGGACCTTGTCAGCCTAGCCGGCATGGCGCCATTGTCCATCGGCGCGCCAGCCGCCACGCTGTAGGATCAAGCCGCCCGCGCGGCCCACGTTTCATGCAGGTGGCGCCACAGCAAGGCGCCATCGGGCGTTTTCTCATACACGACGGTGGACCAGCGCTCGGTGTCTTCCGCGCCCGGCAGCGACTGGAATTCGCGGTAGGAGACGGTGGCGCCGGTGGCGCTTTCCTGGATCAATTGCAAGTCCGTGATGCGCATGGCGAGGCCCGGGCGGCTACCGCCGGCGCCCTGGAAAAACCCGGTCAATCCGGCATGGTCGAGCCGCATCCCGCCCGGCGCCACCATCGTAAAGTCGGGCGAAAAACGCGCCAGCAATTGCGCGCAGTTTTCCGCTGCCGCCTCGCCGGAAAGCCACTCGCGGATCAGCACATGCGTGGATAGAACGTCGTCAAAATACGGATTCGTGGCAGTCATTTTTTTGCTACTCCATGGTGATGTAAAAGGTCGAGAACGGCGCGGTTGTCGATGCGCAGGCACAGTGCCAAAGGCAGCAGGCACGCGCTAGCCGCCAGCGCAAAGCACCAGTGGAACACCTGCGCCGCGCGCAGATGCTGGGCGGGGTCGTCCAGCGATGCGATGCCCTGGGCCGCCAGCAAGCCATTGAGCAGTACGCTGAGCAGCGCGACACCGAGGCAAAAGCCCAGCTGGCGGTTGATATTCCACACGGCGCTGGCCTGGCTCAACTGCGCGTCCTGTGTGCGCAAGAAGGCCGTGCTTTGCGCCGTGCTGCTGCACAAGCCGCCGCCAAAGCCCATCACGGCATACGCGCCGGCAAGCCAGAACAGCTGGTCGGCCGCATTCACGCACAGCAGCATCAGCATGCCCGCCGCCTGCAGCAGGGCGCCAGCGATGAACAGCGGCTGCGGACCCACGCGGCGGTAGCTTTTGCCGGTCAGTGAAATGGCCGCAAACGAGGCCAGCGCCCACGGCAGCATCAGCGCGCCCGCCGTCGACGCCGACATGCCCAGCACGCCCTGCAGGTACAGCATGGCCAGCAGGCTCACGCCCATGAAGACGCCCGGCACCAGCAGATACATCAGCATGGCGATGCGCAGCAGCGGCTCACTGGCCAGGCGCAGGTTGAGCAGCGGCGTCGATTTGCGCAGGGCGCCGCGCACGTAGCCCCAGGCGCAGGCGGCGCCCAGCGCCAGCACGCCAGCGCCGGCCAGCAGCTCGTCCGGCGTGCCCAGCATGGTCAAGCCCAGCAACAGCAGCAAAATCGCCGTGCTGCCGGCCAGCAGGCCGCTCACGTCGAGACGGGGAACGGCCCCGCGCGGCGGGTCGGGACGCAGCCAGCAGGCGGCCAGCAGCAGCGCCAGCGCGGCAAACGGCACGTTCAAATAAAAGATCCAGCGCCACGACAGGCTGTCGACGATAACGCCGCCCAGCGCGGGCGACAGGGCCGGCGCCAGCAAGCCCACCAGCATGATGACGGACGACAGGCCGGGGCGCTCGGCAGGCTGGTACAGCTGGTAGGTCATGCTTTGCCCCAGCGGAATGAGCAAGCCGCCGCCCAGGCCCTGCACGCAGCGCCAGGCGATCAGCGCCTCGATCGACGGCGCCAGGCCGGCGCCGATGCTGGCGCATAAAAAAGTTAGCAACGATGCCATGAACACGGTTTTGCTGCCATAATAGGCAGCCAGCCAGGCGCTGGCCGGGATGACGATGGTCAGGCCGAGGATGTAGGCGGTGCTGATCCAGGCCAGCTGCGCCACCGAAGCGTGCAGGGCATGGCCGATGTCGGGGTAGGCGACGCTGGTGATGAACATGTTGATCAGGTCGACGAAAAACCCCAGCAGATAGATGGCCGCGACTTTTTTGCGATAGTCCATGGTGCTCCGAATGGCAAACGGCCAGCTTAAGCTTGCATCGCCATTTGCGTAACGGGCCAGCCCCGATTACACTGTCAAAGAAATTTTGACAAATCTCGAAACCCGCATGTTTACTCATCCTTACCATGATCAGTCTTGACCGCCTGGGTATTTTCATCGCCATCGTCGACGCCGGTTCGCTGACGGCGGCCGCCGCCGTGCTGGGCCAGAGCAAGGCCGTCGTCAGCTTTAATTTGAAACAGCTGGAAGCGGAGCTGGGCGTGTCGCTGCTCACGCGCAGCACGCGCAGCCTGGCGCTGACCGACGTGGGGCGACGCTTTTATGAAGACTGCCAGCGCGTGCTCAGCGAAGCGCAGGGCGCCATCGAAACGGCGCGCCAGGGCCACCAGGGCTTGCGCGGCACCCTGCGCCTGACCACCACCGTCGAATACGGCAGCCGCACGGTGATTCCCGCGCTGATCGCCTTTGCCGCCGCCCACCCGCAGCTGCAGATCCAGCACTCGTCGTCATCCTCGCATGAAGACCTGATCTCGGGCCGCTACGACCTGGCCATCCGCATGGGTTCCCTCAACGATTCGAGCTACCGCGCCGCGCTGATCGAACCGTACGCGATCTGGCCCGTCGCCTCGCCCGCCTACCTGGCCAGCCTGCCTGCCAAGGGCGTCGCCAGCCTGGACGACTTGCAGCGCGCGCGCTGGCTGGCGCACAGCCGCCTGGCCGCGCCCTTGCGCTGGGACGTGCAGACACAAGACGGCCCCGCCGCCTTCACGGCGCAGGACGACGCGGCCATCCATTCCGACTCCGCCTCGGCCCTGCTGGGCTTTGCCCTGGGCGGCTGCGGCGTGGCCTTGCTGCCGCAATGGCAGGTGGAGGCGGAAGTGCGCGCGGGACGCCTGCGCCGCCTGCTGCCCGACGTCGTCTTCCCGCAGCAGGGCGTGTATGCCGTGTATCCGAACACCCAGCATATCGCGGAAAAAGTGCGCGCCTTTATCGATTTTTTGCGCGCCTTCGTGGGCACGCCGGAATGAGATTTCACGTCCTCAATATTTGACAAGGACAATGGTTTCCAAAGGGCAAACGAGCGCCCTTTTCGATTTGCACGGCCTACACTGACAGGACGTTGTTCACCGATTGGAGACCATCATGGCACATACATTGGCAGCAGTTTTCGCCGTGCGCGATATGGCCGAGCGCGCCCGGCACGACCTGATCACGGCAGGCTTTCCCGGCGCCAGCATCCGCCTGCACGATGCGGGCACCGACGATACTTCCGCCACGGAAAACATCCGCCGCGACGACAGCGACGGCCTGCTCGACAGCGTCAAGCATTTCTTCACCGACCTGTTCGGCAGCCACGCCGACCGCCACATCTATGCGGAAGCCGTGCGGCGCGGGCATGTCGTGCTGACCCTGGAAGAGGCCAGCGACGCCGATATCCAGCGCGCCACCGACATCGTCGAACGCTACGCGCCGCTCGACATCGATGCGCATGCCGAGCACTGGCGCGCCGGCGGCTGGCAAGGCGCGCCGCAAGACGCCAGCGCCATGCGCCAGGGCGCCAGCATGCAGTCGGATACGTCATCGCAGCAGGGCAGCATGAACGAGGCGCCAGGGTCGCAGCAATTTGCCAGCGACATGGCCCCGCCGCCGTCCGGCGCGGGCGCCAACGTGCGCCGCTATCCCAGCGCCGACAACCTGCCCGGCACCAGCTACGACGACGAGCAGTACTACCGCAGCCACTGGAGCACCACCTATGTCGCCACGGGCGCGCGTTTCGAGGACTACGATCCCGCCTACCGCTATGGCCATTCGATGGCGAATAGCGACAGCTACCGGGGCCGCCCGTGGGACGAAGTGGAAGCGGACCTGCGTTCCACGTGGGAGCACACGTATCCGCAATCGGCATGGGACAACTTCAAGGCGGCCATCAAACATGGCTGGGAACGCGTGACGTCCTGACGCGCGAAGAGGGGGAGTGCTCCCTCTCAGCGCCCCTCGTGCGTGAGCTTGAGGAAGTGGTTCAGGATGTGGAAGTGGTCTTCGAAGAATTGCTCTTCCATGGCCGGCAGCGCGGCCACGGGCACCCATTGCGCCAGCGCCGCATCGTCGGCCGCCGTCACGGCCGGCAGCTGGCGCGTCTTCAAGTCAAAGTAATGCGCATGCGTGATGGTGCGCCCGCGCTGGCTGCGGTCCGGGTGGTCGAATACGGCCACGCCGACCAGCGCCTCGACGAGGGTGGGCGCCAGCACGCCCAGCTGGGTTTCTTCCGCCAGCTCGCGCAAGGCGCCCTGCAGCAGGCGTTCGCGCGGTTCCAGGAAGCCGCCCGGCAGCGCCCACAAACCCTTGCCCGGATAGCCGCCGCGGCGCACGAGCAGCACGTGGCCGCCCGTCTGCACCAGCGCGTCGACGGTGGTGAAGATGGGCGGATACGGCGCCATCCGCCAGCGCGCTTTATAGGCTTCGATGGCGCGGTATTCCTGCACCAGCGGCGCGTACCACGGCAACAAGGTCCACGCTTTTACATACTGGCCGATGGCCGCCGGCAGCAGCTGGGCCACGGCGCTCAGCGACACGTCCACGTCTTCCGCCTCGAACAGCACGTTGCGAATCGCCGTCGCACCGATGGGCGCGCCCGCATCGATCTCGAGGTTGAATAACTGCCAGTGCGGGAAGTGGTGCAGGTAGTAACTGGTGGCGTCCTTGAAGCAGGCCACCAGCATCACACGCTGCGCCTTCGGCACGGCGCCCGCCACGGCGCGCCGCACGGCGTCGGCCCACAGGCCGTCATCGTAGTAATCGCGCACGGCCACGTAATGCACGCGCGCGCGCTGCGCCTCGGGTAAGGTCGCGGCAATCATGGCGGCCCGTTCCTGCCACGTAAACGGGTTCTTCGGACTGCGCGCATGGAAGGCCGAGCCGAGCACCACCACCACTTGCGCGGCCGTCGTCAGGGCCTTTTGCAGCAAGCCCGCATGGCCATTGTGAAAAGGCTGGAAGCGGCCGATCAGGATGGCCGCGTCGGCAGGATAGGATGGGGTCATGCGTCGTCTCCGGTGGGGTAGTGGGCGGCGATCGGCAATTGACGGCCGCTGCCAAAGGCGCGCGAACGCACGCGGATGATGGGCGCCGCCTGGCGCCGTTTGTATTCGTTGCGGGCGACCATGCCGAGGATGCGCGTCACCAGAATCCGTCCCTCATCCGTCTCGCGCAGCTGGTCGACCAGGGTCAACGCCTGCGCGCTTTCGGCCGCCGGCAAACGGCGTCCCTCGATATGCCATTTGAGGACTTCATCGAGCACGGGATACGGCGGCAAACTATCCGTGTCGCGCTGGCCCGGCGCCAGTTCCGCCGACGGCGGTTTATCGAGCACGGCGACGGGGATCAGTTCGCGCCCAGCGCTGGCGTTGACGTGGCGCGACAGGGCGAACACCTCGGTTTTATACAGGTCGCCGATCAAGCCCAGGCCCCCATTCGTATCGCCGTACAGGGTGCAGTAGCCAACCGAGATTTCGCTCTTGTTGCCGGTGGTGAGCAGCAGGGCGCCGAACGCGTTCGAGTATTCCATCAGGATCGTGCCGCGCACGCGCGCCTGCAGGTTTTCCAGCGGCAGTCCCTGCAGCTTGCCATCGAAGGCCTGGGCGTAGCCGGTTTCATATTGCGCCACGATGTCGCGGATCGGATGCGTGTAGAGGGCGATGCCCAGGTTGGCGCACAGGGCGACGGAATCGGTGACGGAGCCGGCGCTGGAAAACACGGATGGCATGGTGATGCCCACGACGTTGTCGGCGCCCAGCGCTTCGACGGCCAGGGCCAGGGTCAGCGCCGAATCGATGCCGCCCGAGCAGCCGACGACGACTTGCGTAAAGCGGCAGCGGCGCGCGTAGTCGCGCAAACCGAGCACGATCTGGCGCCGCGCAAATTCCACGGCGGGGATGCCGTCCGGGTCGGGCACGGGAAACGCGGCACCGTCGGTACGCGTAAAACGGCCGTCGGCAAAGCGCAGCAATGGAAAATCCTCGACGAAGCGGGCCGCTTCAAATGCCACGCCGTCGGTCGGTGACATGGCGAACGAGGCGCCGTCGAACACGAGCTGGTCCTGGCCGCCCACCTGGTTGACGAACAGCAGGGGCAGATTGACGCGCTTGCAGGCGGCGCCAAACACGGCGTGGCGCTGCGCGCGCTTGCCGATGTCGGACGGGCTGGCGTTGATGCTGACGATCAGGTCGGGCCGCGCCGCGTGCAGGGCGTCGAAGGGGTTGACGGCGTAGGCGCGGCCGTCGTCATTCCAGCCATCCTCGCAAATCATGAAGCCGACCTTGCAGCCGGCGATAGTCAAGGTGCAGGCGCCGGCCGGACCCGGTTCGAAATGGCGGCCTTCGTCGAAGATGCCGTAGGTGGGCAGCAGCTGCTTGTAGTATTCGGCCACGATGCGCCCGTCGCGCATCGCCAGCAAGGCGTTGTACAGGGGCTTGCCGACACCGGAGTTCGGCCGCGCCGTGCCGATGACGGTAACCAGTTGCGGCCAGCGCGTGGACGCCTGCAACACGGTATCGAGCGCCTGCTGCATGCCGCGCAGGAAGGCGGCGTCTTCGAACAGGTCGCCCGGGTAATACGCGCACAGCGACAGTTCGGGACAGACGAGCAGATCGGCGCCTTCCTCGCTGGCGCGCTGCATGCGCGCGACGATGGCGGCGACATTGGCGTCGAAGTCGCCCACGGTGGGATTCATCTGGGCGAGGGCGATGGTCAGCATGGTGATCCTTCAATCGGTTGCGCTTGAAACCACTATCCTGCCTGAAAAGTTTTCCGAGCGTACTGATGCAATCGTGCAAGCCTGCCGCTGCGGGTACTACAAAGTCTTGAGCCAGGCCCGCAAGCGCGTGCGCGCGTTCGCATATGGCGACGCCGTGTTGAACTGGATCATGCGTCCCATCGTGTAATGCGTGTACCAGGACTGGCCATACAATTGCGCGTCATCATGGCTTTCGACCAGCGCCAGCAACTGGTTTTTCGCCTGTTCCAGGCGCTGCAGCAAGTCGTCCATGCCCA is part of the Janthinobacterium sp. 67 genome and harbors:
- a CDS encoding MFS transporter: MDYRKKVAAIYLLGFFVDLINMFITSVAYPDIGHALHASVAQLAWISTAYILGLTIVIPASAWLAAYYGSKTVFMASLLTFLCASIGAGLAPSIEALIAWRCVQGLGGGLLIPLGQSMTYQLYQPAERPGLSSVIMLVGLLAPALSPALGGVIVDSLSWRWIFYLNVPFAALALLLAACWLRPDPPRGAVPRLDVSGLLAGSTAILLLLLGLTMLGTPDELLAGAGVLALGAACAWGYVRGALRKSTPLLNLRLASEPLLRIAMLMYLLVPGVFMGVSLLAMLYLQGVLGMSASTAGALMLPWALASFAAISLTGKSYRRVGPQPLFIAGALLQAAGMLMLLCVNAADQLFWLAGAYAVMGFGGGLCSSTAQSTAFLRTQDAQLSQASAVWNINRQLGFCLGVALLSVLLNGLLAAQGIASLDDPAQHLRAAQVFHWCFALAASACLLPLALCLRIDNRAVLDLLHHHGVAKK
- a CDS encoding LysR family transcriptional regulator — encoded protein: MISLDRLGIFIAIVDAGSLTAAAAVLGQSKAVVSFNLKQLEAELGVSLLTRSTRSLALTDVGRRFYEDCQRVLSEAQGAIETARQGHQGLRGTLRLTTTVEYGSRTVIPALIAFAAAHPQLQIQHSSSSSHEDLISGRYDLAIRMGSLNDSSYRAALIEPYAIWPVASPAYLASLPAKGVASLDDLQRARWLAHSRLAAPLRWDVQTQDGPAAFTAQDDAAIHSDSASALLGFALGGCGVALLPQWQVEAEVRAGRLRRLLPDVVFPQQGVYAVYPNTQHIAEKVRAFIDFLRAFVGTPE
- a CDS encoding bifunctional nicotinamide-nucleotide adenylyltransferase/Nudix hydroxylase, producing MTPSYPADAAILIGRFQPFHNGHAGLLQKALTTAAQVVVVLGSAFHARSPKNPFTWQERAAMIAATLPEAQRARVHYVAVRDYYDDGLWADAVRRAVAGAVPKAQRVMLVACFKDATSYYLHHFPHWQLFNLEIDAGAPIGATAIRNVLFEAEDVDVSLSAVAQLLPAAIGQYVKAWTLLPWYAPLVQEYRAIEAYKARWRMAPYPPIFTTVDALVQTGGHVLLVRRGGYPGKGLWALPGGFLEPRERLLQGALRELAEETQLGVLAPTLVEALVGVAVFDHPDRSQRGRTITHAHYFDLKTRQLPAVTAADDAALAQWVPVAALPAMEEQFFEDHFHILNHFLKLTHEGR
- a CDS encoding DUF4440 domain-containing protein — protein: MTATNPYFDDVLSTHVLIREWLSGEAAAENCAQLLARFSPDFTMVAPGGMRLDHAGLTGFFQGAGGSRPGLAMRITDLQLIQESATGATVSYREFQSLPGAEDTERWSTVVYEKTPDGALLWRHLHETWAARAA
- a CDS encoding NAD+ synthase; its protein translation is MLTIALAQMNPTVGDFDANVAAIVARMQRASEEGADLLVCPELSLCAYYPGDLFEDAAFLRGMQQALDTVLQASTRWPQLVTVIGTARPNSGVGKPLYNALLAMRDGRIVAEYYKQLLPTYGIFDEGRHFEPGPAGACTLTIAGCKVGFMICEDGWNDDGRAYAVNPFDALHAARPDLIVSINASPSDIGKRAQRHAVFGAACKRVNLPLLFVNQVGGQDQLVFDGASFAMSPTDGVAFEAARFVEDFPLLRFADGRFTRTDGAAFPVPDPDGIPAVEFARRQIVLGLRDYARRCRFTQVVVGCSGGIDSALTLALAVEALGADNVVGITMPSVFSSAGSVTDSVALCANLGIALYTHPIRDIVAQYETGYAQAFDGKLQGLPLENLQARVRGTILMEYSNAFGALLLTTGNKSEISVGYCTLYGDTNGGLGLIGDLYKTEVFALSRHVNASAGRELIPVAVLDKPPSAELAPGQRDTDSLPPYPVLDEVLKWHIEGRRLPAAESAQALTLVDQLRETDEGRILVTRILGMVARNEYKRRQAAPIIRVRSRAFGSGRQLPIAAHYPTGDDA
- a CDS encoding DUF2269 family protein — translated: MEYLIVKWLHIVSSTLLFGTGIGSAFYLLFASLSRDVRAIAVVSRHVVRADWLFTTTTVVFQPLSGFYLAHLAGYPLSSRWIVWSVVLYLVAGACWLPVVWLQMRLRDMAQTSARDGVALPALYWRYLRIWTALGVPAFFALIVVFYLMTAKPA